The proteins below come from a single Takifugu flavidus isolate HTHZ2018 chromosome 6, ASM371156v2, whole genome shotgun sequence genomic window:
- the LOC130527870 gene encoding protein AF-17-like: MREMVGGCCVCSDERGWAENPLVYCDGHGCNVAVHQACYGIVQVPTGPWFCRKCESQERAARVRCELCPHKDGALKRTDSGGWAHVVCALYIPEVQFANVLTMEPIILQYVPHERYIKTCYICEDHGRESKASCGACMTCNRQGCRQSFHVTCAQMAGLLCEEEGPGADNVKYCGYCKHHYNKMQKKLRSAENASSAFSHSTGRSSSPSQDKHHHHKQRKSHKDKSRQKERHKKSSDSLGSSVTPSIVDKVSCSHHSIKDSESKSKKLSSHSHSHRSKKTGSTGKSSSSSCSSSPFNTGSSLTSSQDFHQFSSSSRLEHDHEGGDNDHGGEDRKERRRRPAVQEEEDEENEKEEADKDEEEEEDEVEEDSKYHKPPALTPADGSLSGSQSHEKSEANSGPFENKVTISTFGSIMRITSSSSLNSSSKIRKISSGDYKLSKSLSKSSQLSTPPILEEAEREDKTMPPTLPRERRHRGSKKSSHGPGRPRGSKNRERREEEHHHHHTTPFPPPPPPPTLTSSLYPISLPHPTFSSTLPLTTLSSFSSSSSSFSSSTSSFSTSRGNSLLNSGIYSSLKDPLTLGGGVCSTPLSLGGGMCSTSLSSGLLQSHVSSLSLPTVSSVSNTQVHPGSSTAYSLTSTQPFASCLSTAPILSQAQTSLPEPELDDCRFPCQGNSPRESLSSQSPMSCLPLLFDQRDGLGTGVRNRPENVPPASSHIELLLEKHGNGDVGINIVEILQSLHSLQQENQRLQDQILGLTAKKERLQLLNTDLAVPFPPHALSSQGSVHTSAQINFLSPIQDPLSTNKSSLSKSSFLNDTSFVTSSEELLSGSPSRSSSSLSFQSTPPQQSPASFSQPLLNGLGRSFSDGLTAVAQSSSSSLPTVSGLMASVAGIPQLNMNAVLSGLNGIIHSPLGNASQATLPALRPQPPPLNPQALAQGFPFPKSVSPSSLLSEQQKQLLLEHQQQQQQLQQILTSQNFTPEQQVVVCQLLQQQQQRELQRLALSGALTSTPNSPKIAQSPSLLSSATASPMQGSSLFGLQDNTLHKPGAAGEKSGDKNG, translated from the exons ATGCGGGAAATGGTTGGAGGTTGCTGCGTGTGTTCTGACGAACGAGGCTGGGCTGAGAACCCGCTGGTTTACTGTGATGGACACGGCTGCAACGTCGCCGTTCACCAAG catGTTACGGCATCGTGCAGGTGCCCACTGGTCCCTGGTTCTGTCGGAAGTGTGAGTCGCAGGAGCGGGCGGCCCGCGTG AGGTGTGAGCTTTGTCCCCACAAGGATGGTGCCCTCAAGAGGACCGACAGTGGAG GCTGGGCCCATGTGGTGTGTGCACTCTACATCCCCGAGGTGCAGTTTGCCAACGTCCTCACCATGGAGCCCATCATCCTGCAGTACGTCCCACATGAGAGATACATCAAG ACCTGCTACATATGTGAGGACCACGGAAGGGAGAGCAAGGCTTCGTGTGGAGCTTGCATGACCTGCAACAGGCAAGGCTGCAGACAATCGTTCCATGTCACCTG TGCTCAGATGGCGGGTCTCTTGTGTGAGGAAGAAGGCCCTGGAGCTGACAACGTTAAATATTGTGGCTACTGCAAACATCACTACAACAAAATG CAGAAGAAGCTGCGCTCTGCCGAAAATGCTAGTAGCGCATTCAGTCACTCCACAGGAcgctccagctctccatcccAGGACAAACACCATCACCACAAACAGAGGAAG AGCCATAAGGACAAGAGTCGCCAAAAAGAGCGCCACAAGAAGTCTTCCGACAGCCTGGGCTCTTCCGTGACGCCCAGCATTGTTGATAAG GTATCCTGCAGTCACCACAGTATAAAAGACAGTGAGAGCAAGTCCAAGAAGCTGAGCTCACATAGTCACAGCCATCGCAGCAAGAAGACAGGAAGCACTGGTaaaagctcctcttcctcttgttcttcCAGTCCCTTCAACACAG GTAGCTCCCTGACTTCCTCTCAGGACTTTCATCagttctcctcatcctcacgtCTTGAGCATGACCACGAAGGAGGAGACAATGACCACGGCGGTGAGGACCGTAAGGAGCGCCGTAGGAGGCCGGCAgtgcaagaggaggaagatgaggagaatgAGAAAGAGGAAGCTGacaaagatgaggaggaagaggaggatgaggttGAGGAGGACAGCAAATACCACAAGCCACCAGCTTTGACGCCCGCTGACGGGTCTCTGTCTGGATCCCAAAGTCACGAAAAGTCAGAGGCAAACTCTGGCCCCTTTGAGAACAAGGTCACCATCTCCACTTTTGGCTCCATCATGCGCATCACTTCCTCTTCAAgtctgaacagcagcagcaagatCAGAAAGATCTCCTCTGGAGACTACAAACTTTCTAAGTCTCTCAGTAAATCCTCTCAACTGAGCACACCGCCGATTCTGGAGGAAGCAGAGCGGGAGGACAAAACCATGCCTCCAACACTTCCCAGAGAACGGCGGCACCGCGGCAGCAAGAAGAGCAGCCACGGGCCCGGACGCCCGCGAGGCAGCAAGAACCGTGAGCGGAGGGAAGAGgagcatcaccaccaccacaccacgccttttcctcctcctccgcctcctcctacATTAACTTCCTCACTCTACCCCATCTCCCTTCCCCACCCCACCTTCTCCTCTACACTTCCTCTCACCACCCTGTcatctttttcttcatcttcatcttcattttcctcctccactaGCAGTTTTTCCACAAGTCGCGGCAACTCGCTGCTCAACTCCG GTATCTACTCCAGCCTCAAGGACCCCCTCACACTGGGTGGGGGTGTCTGCAGTACCCCTCTATCCCTTGGGGGAGGGATGTGTAGCACCTCTCTATCCTCAGGGCTTCTCCAGTCCCACGTGTCCTCTCTGTCGCTTCCAACAGTCAGCTCTGTCTCAAACACACAG GTTCATCCAGGTTCCAGCACTGCCTATAGCCTGACCTCCACTCAGCCTTTTGCCAGCTGTCTCTCCACTGCGCCGATACTTAGCCAAGCCCAGACGTCACTGCCAG AGCCAGAGCTTGATGACTGTCGCTTCCCGTGTCAGGGGAACTCGCCGAGGGAGAGTCTGTCATCACA GTCTCCTATGAGCTGTCTGCCTCTCCTGTTTGACCAGAGAGATGGGCTGGGCACAGGAGTGAGAAACCGTCCAGAGAATGTCCCTCCTGCCAGCTCTCACATCGAGCTCCTACTGGAGAAACATGGCAACGGGGATGTGGGCATCAACA TCGTGGAGATCCTGCAGTCACTTCActctctgcagcaggagaaccagCGCCTTCAGGATCAGATCCTCGGCCTGACGGCGAAGAAGGAGCGGCTTCAGCTGCTCAACACAGATTTAGCCGTACCGTTCCCTCCGCACGCTCTGTCCAGCCAGGGGTCCGTGCACACTTCTGCCCAGATCAACTTCCTGTCGCCCATCCAAG ACCCACTGAGCACCAATAAGAGTTCCTTGTCCAAAAGCAGCTTCCTGAATGACACCTCCTTTGTTACCTCCTCTGAG gagcTCCTTTCCGGTAGTCCGTcccgcagcagctcctccctctccttccaaAGCACACCTCCGCAACAGAGCCCCGCCTCCTTCAGCCAGCCCCTGCTCAATGGCCTCGGTCGTAGCTTCAGTGACGGTCTGACGGCTGTCGCCCAATCCAGCAGTTCTTCTCTGCCGACAGTCAGCGGGCTCATGGCATCGGTTGCAGGGATTCCTCAGTTAAATATGAACGCTGTGCTCAGTGGACTGAATGGCATCATCCATTCTCCTTTGGGTAATGCCTCTCAGGCCACATTGCCCGCCTTGCGTCCACAGCCCCCACCTCTTAATCCACAAGCTCTGGCACAGGGATTTCCCTTTCCTAAGAGCGTGAGCCC ATCTTCTCTCTTGtctgagcagcagaagcagcttcttcttgaacatcagcagcagcaacagcaactcCAGCAGATCCTCACCTCGCAGAACTTCACCCCT gagcagcaggtggTGGTGTgtcagcttctgcagcagcagcagcagagagagctACAGCGCCTCGCGCTGAGTGGAGCGCTAACCTCCACCCCAAACTCGCCCAAGATTGCCCAGTCCCCCAGCCTGCTGTCCTCTGCCACCGCCTCTCCGATGCAGGGCAGCAGCCTATTTGGCCTGCAGGACAACACGCTCCACAAACCTGGG GCTGCGGGAGAGAAGAGTGGAGACAAAAATGGGTGA
- the LOC130527924 gene encoding CDGSH iron-sulfur domain-containing protein 3, mitochondrial-like has protein sequence MNPGSLAVAAWRGCAQTFGRPRLLLPASTLKVQTCLQSSERVPAARLPYRVKVSSEKRYAWCACGHSQKQPFCDGAHKTKAPSIAPLRFTPEKSKAVMLCACKETKNPPYCDGSHFKVIFQDIKKSVKGIFKS, from the exons ATGAATCCCGGCAGTTTAGCGGTCGCCGCGTGGAGAGGCTGTGCGCAGACCTTCGGACGACCCCGGCTCCTGCTGCCTGCTTCCACTCTCAAG GTTCAGACGTGCCTGCAGTCCAGCGAGCGTGTCCCTGCTGCCCGGTTGCCCTATAGAGTCAAAGTGTCTAGTGAGAAGCGCTACGCCTGGTGTGCATGTGGACACAGTCAAAAACAG cctTTCTGCGACGGGGCCCACAAGACCAAAGCTCCAAGCATCGCCCCTCTGCGCTTCACCCCTGAAAAGAGCAAAGCGGTCATGCTGTGTGCGTGCAAGGAAACCAAAAACCCGCCGTACTGCGACGGCTCGCACTTTAAGGTCATTTTCCAGGATATAAAGAAATCAGTTAAAGGCATTTTTAAATCCTGA
- the LOC130527905 gene encoding polycomb complex protein BMI-1-like: MDNMQPSRIKITDLNPNLTCPLCAGYLIDATTIVECLHSFCKTCIVAFLETNKFCPRCDVQVHKTCPQLSIRADKTLQDIVYKLVPGLFKDEMKRRRDFYAENRELEPGEVVETFNIAEDEIISLSIQFYERSKGNERQHSDVEGDKSNGKRFLQCPAAMSVMHLAKFLRSKMDIPNNYRVEVLYGDEPLKDYYTLMDIAYFYEWRRTGPIPLQYLVKPTRKRRRPSQSAAQGHSDSINTSPASESDSHSDKVHSPAAVPPPRAPSQSNPTSQDLSPAIQSSNGTTVPNNTQRHTLTSKLGSGPRKVTVNGTSSAASKEEARGAEKSGVPPKT, from the exons ATGGATAACATGCAGCCCAGCCGGATTAAAATCACGGACCTGAATCCAAACCTCACATGTCCGCTGTGCGCTGGTTACTTAATTGACGCGACCACCATCGTGGAGTGCTTGCATTCCT TTTGTAAAACCTGCATTGTTGCCTTCCTTGAGACCAATAAGTTCTGCCCTCGATGTGACGTCCAGGTCCACAAGACGTGTCCACAGCTCAGCATCAG aGCGGACAAAACTCTTCAAGACATCGTTTATAAGCTGGTCCCGGGGTTATTCAAAG ATGAGATGAAACGGAGGAGGGACTTCTACGCGGAGAACCGGGAGCTGGAACCGGGCGAAGTGGTGGAGACGTTTAACATCGCGGAGGACGAAATCATCAGTCTGTCCATACAGTTCTATGAGAGGAGCAA GGGTAATGAGAGGCAGCACTCCGATGTGGAAGGAGACAAG tCCAACGGGAAACGGTTCCTGCAGTGCCCGGCTGCCATGTCTGTCATGCACTTAGCAAAGTTCCTCCGTAGCAAGATGGATATCCCCAACAACTACCGG GTGGAGGTTTTGTATGGAGACGAGCCTTTAAAGGACTACTACACGCTAATGGACATCGCCTACTTCTACGAATGGAGAAGA aCTGGTCCCATTCCACTACAGTATCTGGTCAAACCCACCCGGAAGCGCAGGAGACCGTCGCAGTCGGCCGCTCAGGGCCACTCGGACAGCATCAACACCAGCCCGGCGTCCGAGAGCGACTCCCACAGTGACAAAGtccacagtcctgctgctgtccCACCACCCCGGGCCCCCTCACAGTCCAACCCCACGTCCCAGGACCTCTCTCCCGCCATCCAAAGCTCCAACGGTACCACCGTGCCAAACAACACTCAGCGACACACTCTGACGTCCAAACTGGGCTCCGGCCCCCGGAAAGTGACTGTCAACGGCACGAGCTCCGCGGCGAGCAAGGAAGAGGCGAGGGGCGCCGAAAAAAGCGGCGTGCCCCCAAAGACCTAA